A genome region from Gigantopelta aegis isolate Gae_Host chromosome 3, Gae_host_genome, whole genome shotgun sequence includes the following:
- the LOC121367759 gene encoding cysteine sulfinic acid decarboxylase-like, which translates to METESCIKVESTGQNIDIIESEDAAQRLHLKMKNFLLKREVTRSNEDLSDVPDDESEGSEDSGLQEPSSSAASDEDTPDELDLSDCIGVARPARVKGSANYRTFPNNHNKFLEDTFKLIMKDVVAKVGDRTKKVNEWVAPEELADLLDLEPTAKGESHEQLLHRLKDVIKFSVKTGHPRFVNQLFSSLDPYGLAGQLVTDALNTSQYTYEVAPVFTVMEEALLNKMREYVGFNTGDGIFAPGGSIANIMAISCARHKAFPEVKKKGLFGIPELVVYTSELSHYSIKKAGCLMGLGEDNVRCVKTDEVGKMIPADLERQIIETKERGARPFVVVATEGTTVYGAFDPINALADICAKYGLWLHVDSAWGGGVLMSKKHRHLMAGVERADSVTWNPHKLLGVPQQCSVILCRHDGLLKDVHRAEAKYLFQKDKFYDISYDTGDKTFQCGRKVDVLKFWLMWKAKGSEGFEHHVDHLLDNTKYFVDMLKQREGFQLVVQDPELTNVCFWYIPPSLQNMAEGPEFWAKLHKVAPIIKERMIKAGSMMITYQPQKDLVNFFRLVLQNSATDFEDMEFFVREIERLGEDIVI; encoded by the exons AATCAGAAGATGCAGCCCAGCGTCTACACTTGAAGATGAAGAACTTCCTACTCAAAAGGGAGGTAACCCGATCGAACGAGGACCTGAGCGATGTCCCCGACGACGAGAGCGAGGGTTCGGAGGACAGCGGTCTGCAGGAACCATCGTCAAGTGCCGCTTCGGACGAGGACACGCCAGACGAACTGGACTTGAGCGACTGCATCGGTGTCGCACGGCCTGCTCGAGTGAAGGGGTCCGCCAATTACCGGACTTTTCCCAACAACCACAACAAGTTCCTTGAAGACACTTTCAAGCTGATAATGAAGGACGTCGTGGCTAAGGTCGGAGACAGGACGAAGAAGGTCAACGAATGGGTCGCTCCAGAGGAGCTGGCCGACCTGTTGGACCTGGAACCCACCGCCAAGGGCGAGAGTCATGAGCAGCTTCTGCATCGGCTGAAAGACGTCATCAAGTTCAGCGTCAAGACCGGGCACCCGCGGTTCGTCAACCAGCTCTTCTCCAGCCTGGACCCTTACGGCCTGGCAGGCCAGCTGGTGacggacgcactcaacaccagTCAGTACACCTACGAGGTGGCGCCGGTCTTCACGGTCATGGAAGAGGCTCTTCTGAACAAGATGCGAGAATACGTTGGTTTCAACACCGGGGATGGAATCTTTGCGCCTGGCGGATCCATCGCCAACATCATGGCCATCAGCTGCGCCAGACACAAGGCCTTCCCAGAGGTGAAGAAGAAGGGACTCTTTGGCATCCCTGAACTGGTCGTGTACACGTCCGAGCTGTCTCATTACTCCATTAAGAAAGCTGGCTGTCTGATGGGGCTGGGAGAAGACAACGTGAGATGCGTCAAGACTGACGAGGTGGGGAAGATGATTCCTGCAGACCTGGAGAGGCAGATCATCGAAACGAAAGAACGG GGAGCAAGACCATTTGTCGTCGTGGCAACTGAAGGAACGACGGTGTATGGCGCATTCGACCCCATTAACGCCCTGGCCGACATCTGTGCTAAGTACGGCTTGTGGCTGCATGTTGACAGTGCTTGGGGAGGCGGGGTCCTAATGTCCAAGAAACACAGACATCTGATGGCGGGCGTCGAGCGGGCGGACTCTGTGACCTGGAACCCCCATAAACTCCTGGGCGTTCCCCAGCAGTGCTCCGTGATCCTCTGCCGCCATGACGGTCTGCTGAAAGACGTGCACAGGGCGGAGGCCAAGTACCTGTTCCAGAAGGACAAGTTCTACGACATATCATACGACACTGGCGACAAGACGTTTCAGTGTGGAAGGAAGGTGGATGTCCTCAAGTTCTGGCTCATGTGGAAAGCAAAG GGTAGTGAAGGTTTCGAGCATCACGTTGACCATCTTCTGGACAACACGAAATACTTCGTGGACATGCTGAAACAGCGCGAAGGCTTTCAACTGGTCGTTCAGGATCCCGAACTTACGAACGTCTGCTTCTGGTACATCCCACCATCCCTCCAAAACATGGCGGAAGGTCCCGAGTTCTGGGCCAAGCTGCACAAAGTTGCTCCAATCATCAAAGAGCGAATGATCAAAGCGGGCTCCATGATGATCACGTATCAGCCACAGAAAGACTTGGTAAATTTCTTCAGATTGGTGCTGCAGAACTCCGCCACAGACTTCGAAGACATGGAGTTCTTCGTTAGAGAGATTGAGAGACTTGGTGAAGATATTGTGATATAA